From the Anguilla anguilla isolate fAngAng1 chromosome 8, fAngAng1.pri, whole genome shotgun sequence genome, one window contains:
- the LOC118233919 gene encoding uncharacterized protein LOC118233919 isoform X4, with product MLVCVWLVSSLIHMISGCVLSDSEPIHITGFTGDSVVLPCACTDVQRKPEQVRWTAHPGGQNTVIFPPSVNDRYKGRVQVLDSVSRGNLSLRLSDLTLSDRGTYRCEADVNYRDISLTVKEATTRSPTITKQVSTRGSKEISEELKKSILYATIAAVVAAVAVCGAVLFYCRVRSRKNAHVESRKEQEMRTGEQVEEKNADSVTYSTVVHSKTVKNTNIQNPSENSTEYASIKLGMSSYL from the exons gctgtgttctgtctgattCTGAACCCATACACATCACTGGGTTCACAGGAGACTCAGTCGTCCTGCCCTGTGCCTGTACTGATGTGCAGAGGAAACCTGAACAGGTCAGATGGACTGCACACCCTGGAGGCCAAAACACTGTTATATTTCCTCCCAGTGTCAACGATCGCTACAAAGGCAGAGTGCAGGTGTTGGACTCTGTTTCCCGTGGAAacctgtctctccgtctctcagatCTCACTCTGTCAGATAGGGGTACATACAGGTGTGAAGCAGATGTGAACTACAGAGACATCAGTCTCACTGTGAAAG AAGCCACAACCCGGTCTCCAACCATAACCAAGCAGGTATCCACACGTGGAAGCAAGGAGATCTCTGAAGAGCTGAAAAAGTCCATCTTGTACGCGAccattgctgctgttgttgccgcGGTCGCAGTGTGTGGAGCTGTGCTATTTTACTGCAGAGTTAGATCCAGGAAAAATGCACATGTGGAATCCAGAAAAGAACAAGAGATGAGGACCggggagcaggtggaggagaagaATGCTGATTCAGTGACATATTCTACCGTTGTTCACagtaaaactgtgaaaaatacaaacatccaAAATCCAAGTGAAAACTCCACAGAATATGCTTCCATAAAGCTCGGAATGTCATCATATTTATAG
- the LOC118233919 gene encoding uncharacterized protein LOC118233919 isoform X3, whose translation MISGCVLSDSEPIHITGFTGDSVVLPCACTDVQRKPEQVRWTAHPGGQNTVIFPPSVNDRYKGRVQVLDSVSRGNLSLRLSDLTLSDRGTYRCEADVNYRDISLTVKEATTRSPTITKQVSTRGSKEISEELKKSILYATIAAVVAAVAVCGAVLFYCRVRSRKNAHVESRKEQEMRTGEQVEEKNADSVTYSTVVHSKTVKNTNIQNPSENSTEYASIKLGMSSYL comes from the exons gctgtgttctgtctgattCTGAACCCATACACATCACTGGGTTCACAGGAGACTCAGTCGTCCTGCCCTGTGCCTGTACTGATGTGCAGAGGAAACCTGAACAGGTCAGATGGACTGCACACCCTGGAGGCCAAAACACTGTTATATTTCCTCCCAGTGTCAACGATCGCTACAAAGGCAGAGTGCAGGTGTTGGACTCTGTTTCCCGTGGAAacctgtctctccgtctctcagatCTCACTCTGTCAGATAGGGGTACATACAGGTGTGAAGCAGATGTGAACTACAGAGACATCAGTCTCACTGTGAAAG AAGCCACAACCCGGTCTCCAACCATAACCAAGCAGGTATCCACACGTGGAAGCAAGGAGATCTCTGAAGAGCTGAAAAAGTCCATCTTGTACGCGAccattgctgctgttgttgccgcGGTCGCAGTGTGTGGAGCTGTGCTATTTTACTGCAGAGTTAGATCCAGGAAAAATGCACATGTGGAATCCAGAAAAGAACAAGAGATGAGGACCggggagcaggtggaggagaagaATGCTGATTCAGTGACATATTCTACCGTTGTTCACagtaaaactgtgaaaaatacaaacatccaAAATCCAAGTGAAAACTCCACAGAATATGCTTCCATAAAGCTCGGAATGTCATCATATTTATAG